The genomic DNA TTTCTCTTTGCCATGGATTCACCAGTTACTTTGATTTAATCACCGGGTTCTCTTCTCCAGTTTGTTCTGCCATATTCAGGCCGCATATCTCCTCTGCGATCGCCAGGTTCATCAGGTAGTCGTCCACCGATGCGGTCACTGAGCGGAGGGCGCCGGACTCGATCGTCGTGACGACCCTCCCGGCCTCTGCCCCTGTCGTCATTCCGGTGAGGTTGTCGGGTGCGAGTGCCGCCGCAATATGCCCGGCGTCGATGCTGGCGGTGCTGATCTCGCCGGTGATCCGGATCATGCGGACACCGCCTTTGAGAAACCCTCCCTGAACTCATCGATCCGATCGAGCGGGATGCGGGCTCCGGCCCTGGTGTGGTGGCCCCCTCCTGTCCCGCCGGTTCTGGCGGCGAGGGTGCGCATCAGTTCCTCAAGGTCGACCTCGACCCCCCGCGGACAGCGGGCTGAAACCTGCCAGCAGTCGCCGTTCTGGGCGATCACCGCCACGGCCCCGGTCTGCCTGATGTCGTAGGCGAGACAGTCGGCAACACCGCTTGCGGCGGAGGCGTCTTCCACGGTATAGATCTGGCCGTTCCGGCTGGCTGCGGTGAGGGCGGCGACCACCCGTCGCCTGAAGGCGGCCGCAATTCCGGTCGCCTCCTCCACCAGATCGGGGGCGCGCATGCAGACCGCTGCCGCACACCCGCCCCGCCCGCTCTGGCCGCAACCGTCGATGACCGCCGCCATCGTGCGGGCGTCCCCGATCACCTCCCGTTCAAGGCGGTAGCGTTCACCGTAGATCCGTGAAAATACCGCGGGGTCCGCGTCCTCGCCCCCTTCCAGAAGGAGGAGGGAGAGGAGGAGATCTTTCTTGACCTCCTCCTCGCCGGTCGCCGTCTCCAGGATATCCGTGATCTTTTCGCTATTCCCGCTTATGCCGGAGATATAGGGGTTGACCGCCGTCTCGAGCGCCTCCCGCAGGTTCTGACCGTTCAGAAGCAGTCCCCGTTCCGGGACGATGAAGCCGTTTGCTATGCCCTCGTTGAGGATCTCACGGTTCATGCCGGTGAACGTCTGCCCGTCGCCGAAGACGCCCAGGATGGCGGCACCTGCGAGGTCGCGGTTGTCGCCCATCTCCTGCGCCACGATGTATGCCGTCCCCGACGCCGAGAGTTCCTGCTCACCGTCGATCCCGCATAACCGGGGGTTGACATGGAATGGGCCCTTGAATGCCGGGACATGGTGGTCGACGACCATCACGCTATCAGGGAGATCGGTGATTCCAGAGCCGAAATCGCACAGGAGGGTCGATTCTGGATGGATGATGTCCTTGCTCTCGATCCCCTGCCGGATCCGCAGCCTGAACCTGATGCCCGCCCTGAGCATCGCCTGACAGAGGATCGAGCCTGCGGCGATGCCGTCGGCATCGTGGTGGGCATAGACCTCGACGAAGTCGGTGGCGAGGATCTGTTTGGCGACCTGTGCGGCTGCGGCCTGAATGGACATGGCTTATCTGGAGAGGAGAATCTCAGCAGTCTCAGGCTTATAGGTCCAGCTCTTCTCGAGCCGTCCGTTCGAACGGTAGTACTTCACCAGGCGGCGCACCTTGGACTCGGTGAGCTGGAGCTGCCGCTTGTTGTGG from Methanofollis fontis includes the following:
- a CDS encoding KEOPS complex subunit Pcc1, coding for MIRITGEISTASIDAGHIAAALAPDNLTGMTTGAEAGRVVTTIESGALRSVTASVDDYLMNLAIAEEICGLNMAEQTGEENPVIKSK
- a CDS encoding DHH family phosphoesterase; this encodes MSIQAAAAQVAKQILATDFVEVYAHHDADGIAAGSILCQAMLRAGIRFRLRIRQGIESKDIIHPESTLLCDFGSGITDLPDSVMVVDHHVPAFKGPFHVNPRLCGIDGEQELSASGTAYIVAQEMGDNRDLAGAAILGVFGDGQTFTGMNREILNEGIANGFIVPERGLLLNGQNLREALETAVNPYISGISGNSEKITDILETATGEEEVKKDLLLSLLLLEGGEDADPAVFSRIYGERYRLEREVIGDARTMAAVIDGCGQSGRGGCAAAVCMRAPDLVEEATGIAAAFRRRVVAALTAASRNGQIYTVEDASAASGVADCLAYDIRQTGAVAVIAQNGDCWQVSARCPRGVEVDLEELMRTLAARTGGTGGGHHTRAGARIPLDRIDEFREGFSKAVSA